GCCTGCTCCCGCGACTCCTCGGTGAGGCCGGTGTGCACCGACGCCGATTCGAGCCGCGTGCCCGCCGCGCGCACGTCCTCGTCTCCCGGGCGCTCGGCCGTCAGCCGCTCCACCTGCTGTCTCAGCTCCAGCAGCCGGCGCGAGAGGGTCTCGGCTTCCGCCGCGGCCCGGGTCAGCTGCTCCCCGAGCCGCGCCTCCTGGCTGGCCAGCTCGGACTCGGCGCGCGCGAGCTCGGTCTCACGCGAGGGCGGATGGGCGGGGGAGGGGGACGGCGCGTTCATCTCGGCCGTCCATTGTAGCGCCCCTCCCGGGGGCCGACGAGCCCACCGCGTCCCTCCTCCCGCCCGGGGCGTGTGGGCGCTCTCGTACCCGGGGCGCGGGGGCTCAGGCGCCCCGGCGGAGGGCTGGCTCGGGCCGCGCACCCTCCAGGCCTCGCCGGGCATGGGCCAGCAGCTCCTCGCCCATCGCGTGGAAGAGGGCGAAGGTCCGGTCGGTCAGGCCTCGCGCCCGCTCCACCTGCTCCGCTGTCAGCTCCAGCCCGGCGATCGTCTCCTCCACGTTCCCGCTCCCCATCAGGTGTCCCGTCTCGAGTCCCTCGTGGGCCTCTCCGAAGTAGAGCAGCCGCTTGCCCGTCTTCGCCTCGAGCTCGCGGGCTACCTGGGTGAACCGGCTGAAGCCCACGCTCCCGGCGGCCTCGACGCTCTCCACGATGACCAGCCGCATCACCGGGCTCTCCGCCGAGACGAGGGCCACCAGCCCGTAGATGAGCTGGCGCGCCTTCTGGTTGTGCGCTCCCCACAGCTGCTCGAGCGCTCCGGTGAAGTCCATGGGGGCGTTCAGCTCCAACGTCCTCAGGTCCCTCAGGAACATGCCCCAGTGGTGGTCGTCCTCCCGGGTATGGGTGTTGATGAGCCGCTGGATCGGATCCTCCGAGGCCTCGTCGCGCAGGACGTACTTGTTGAGATCCGCGAACCCCATGACGAATGGCGCCATGCACGGGGCGAAGCCGAAGCGCAGCCGGGGCTCGACGCTCGCATCCCCGAGGAAGGTGAGGAAGGGAGACCTCGCCAGCTCCGCCTTGTGCTGCTCGATGTGCCGCAGAACCCGTCTCATGGCTGCGCTCCGCTGTAGGCCTCGGTGGCCAGGTAGAAGGTGGCCCGCCGCCCGCCGCCCTGCCGCCGGAAGGAGACCCACTGGATGAGTCCCACGCCGTCCTCCAGTGGCCGGCGGGCGAGCGCCCCCACCGCCCGCTCCAGCAGGCCGCGCGACTCCGGGTCCAGCAGGGGGCGGATGCGCCGCAGCGCGTCGGCGTCGTGGTCCGCGTAGCAGCGGATGGGGAAGTGCAGCGTGACGCTGGAGGGCCTGCCGGGCGCATCCGAGGTGAAGGACAGGCAGGTGAGCGTCGGCCGGGCCCCGGTGAAGCGGCCCGTGGCTCCCCGCAGCCGCTGGCAGAAGTCGCGCGCCTCGCCCGGGACGTACTCGGGGGCGAGGGCCATGACGTCCTCGAGCTCCTCCGCCAGGGCCTCCGGGTGGGCGAGGTAGACCTTGATACGGGCGGCGCGGTGCGAGGAGAGATCCAACGAGAAGTAGACGGGCCGGTCCCCGCTTTCCCGGCGCATGGCCCGGGTGAGGACGTGCCACGCCTCGGCGCAGCCGAGCCGCTCGAGGGCCTGCCGCACCAGGGCCTCGGCGCCCTCGGGACCCCGGGCGAAGGGGTTGAGGTACACCTTGAGCGCGGGGGCGCCGCCCGGCACGACACAGACGGCATGCCACAGCCCGAAGCGGGCCCGCGCATCCACCGGCTCGAAGAGCGCCTTCACCTGCTCGAAGCGCTCCAGGGACACGCCGAGCTCGTGCCGCAGCCGCTCGTTGAGCGCCAGGGCGGCCTCCCAGCTGGAGCGCAGCGTGGTGGGCTGGCCCTGGGCCTCCAACAGGAAGCGCACCTCGGGCTGGCCCGCTTCCATGGCCAGGGACAGCTCGAAGGGCGTGTGGTCATCGGTGATGTCCGAGCGCCAGGCCGGCTTGTCTCCCAGGGGCCTCTGTCCCCAGGCGCCACACATGAGCTCGAAGGTGCGCCGCACCGTCCGGGTGTCTTCCGCGCCGAAACCCACCGCATGGCACAGCGCGTCGAGCCGCTCGCTCCCGAAAGACCGGAGCGATTGCCAGGGGATGGGTGTGCTCACCGCTGGAGCCCGCTCGTTCCATACCCGCATGAGGATGTCCGTTCTCGCGCAACGGGGGGGGCGACAGCTTTGTCTATTTTCGCGAGAAATGCAGGTTTATTGAGCTGTCAGGGTCTTCCAGTGAACTCACGGCTATGTAAGACATCCGCGGTGGGGCGCCGGCGGTGAGGCACCGGCGGTGCGGTGTCAGTCCGCGCCCTTGATGCAGGCGATGGGCTTGAGGCGCTTGTCCACCTTGGCCAGGCCCGCCATCTCCACGGTGTCCAGCACGTCGTCCAGGTTCTTGTAGCAGGGCCCGGACTCGTCCAGCGGCGTCGTCCGCGTGTTGAGCAGGATGCCCGCCTCGGCCATGCGCCGGTCCGTCTCGGACTGGTTGAGCACCCGCCGCGCCTCGCCTCGCGACATCCTCCGCCCCGAGCCGTGGTTCACCGAGTAGATGGACTGCTCGGCCCCCTCCTCCGCGAAGAGGATGGCGCTGCCCGTCTCCATCGAGCCCGGAATGAGGATGGGGTGCCCCGTCTTCTCCCACTGCGTCTTGCGCAGCGCCGGGTGCCCGCCCGGGAAGGCGCGCGTCGCGCCCTTGCGCGCCACGAACTTCCCCGCCTCCTTCTGGATGAGGTTGTGGGAGATCTCGTAATAGATGTCCGCCGTCCCGCCGAACACCTCCTCGAGCGCCGCGCACACCGCCTCGCCGATGATGAGCCGGTTGGCCACCGCGAAGTTGGCCGCCATGTTGTGCAGGTTCCAGTACTCGCGCCCCAGCCGGCTCTCCGCGTCCAGCCAGATGAAGTCCTCGCTGCGCTTGCTCAGCCCCAGCGCCGCGGCGCCCTCCACGAAGTAGTGCTTGGCGATGTTCCACCCGAAGCCCCGGCTCCCCGTGTGCAACATCACCCACACGCGGCCGTCCTCGTCCACCTGCATCTCCGTGAAGTGGTTGCCTCCACCGAGGCTCCCCAGCTGGTCGCGCTTGTCGTAGGCGCGCTCGGGGATGTCCACCCGGTCATCCTCCACCGGGATGAAGTCGCGCTCCGTGGTGGACGCGGTGCGGCCCAGCGCCTTGGCCCCGTGGCGCACCACCTCGGCGAACGTGCGCGCGTTGACGCTCCGCTGCTTCTGCACCCGCGACGCCCCCACGCCCACGGCGATGCGCTTGGTCACCTCGTTGATCCACTCGCGGCGCTTGGCCGGATCCGCCACGTCCTCGGCGGTGAGCGTCGTCTTGAGCTGCACCATGCCGCAGCCGATGTCGTAGCCGGCGGCGGTGGGCAGCAGGATGCCGTCCGTCTCCACCACCGTGCCGATGGGCACGCCGTAGCCCAGGTGACAGTCCGGCGTCACCGCCACGCGCGTCACGCCCGGGAAGGACGCCGCGTTGACCACCTGATCGAACACACCCTCTTCCAGTCCCGGCAGCTCGGGGCCCTGGCCCCACAGCAGCTTGTCCGAGAGGAACAGGTGCGCATCCACGCGCATCGTCTTCGTCTTGGGCAGGACGAAGTGGCCCTCGGCGACCTTCTCCAACCTTTGTGTCCAGCTCATGGCCTTTTCCCCCTGGATGGGTTCAACCGCTGGCAGCGACGGACGCTTCCTCTGGAAGCTGACGGACAAAGCGGGCGGCCGAGCTTGCGACCGGTCAACGGCTGCGTCTCGCGGATGTCGTCCACAGTGTGCCCGCAGTTGCCCCTTCACTGAAGAATTCCCATTCCTATTCCCGGAGCTTCAAGGGGGTAGGGAGATGGGGATTCTGGGTGCGTTGCTGGTGGCGGTCACGGTGAACGCGGGGCCGGTGGAGGTGAAGACGGCGCCGGTGTTCAACCCGGCGGTGTGCAGCAAGAAGCGCGTGGACGCGTGCGGGTGCCACCATGTCTACGGCGTGCGTCACTGCCACCCCAAGCGCAAGAGCGAGCACTGCGAGGCCATGGTGCAGGCCGAGCCCGCCGAGCAGAACGTCTCCACCGAGCAGGAGCTCTTCTCCCACGAGCCGGAGCCCGCTACCGAGGAGACGGCGGACTCCGCCACCCTCTAAGGGGCATCCGCCGGTCGCGTGGCGTGCCGACTGGTCCGACAATCGGACCAGTTGCTCCCCCTCGCGCCCGGAACCTCCCCCCGACGCCGTCTGCCAGGTGGGCGGGTAGACTCCCGCTCCATGCGCGTCCTCGTCGTCGCTTGCGGCACCCGTGGTGACTTCCAACCCATGCTGGCACTCGCCACGGCGCTGCGGGACGCCGGGCACGAGGTGCTGCTGGGCGCCACGCCCACCTTCGCCTCCGAGGCCGCGGCCCTCGGGGTGCCCTTCGCGCCCGTGGGCGTGGACTTCCAGCGGATGCTCGCGGAACACCGCGCCCAGCTGGACCATGACAATCCGCTGGCCGCCATCCGCTTGATGAATCGCGTCATGCCGGAGGTGATCCGCGCCGAGTGGCACTCCCTCCTTCCCCTGCTCCCGGGCCAGCAGCTCGTCGTCGCTGGAGGCGCGGCGCTCTC
The sequence above is drawn from the Archangium gephyra genome and encodes:
- a CDS encoding tryptophan dimethylallyltransferase family protein, whose product is MSTPIPWQSLRSFGSERLDALCHAVGFGAEDTRTVRRTFELMCGAWGQRPLGDKPAWRSDITDDHTPFELSLAMEAGQPEVRFLLEAQGQPTTLRSSWEAALALNERLRHELGVSLERFEQVKALFEPVDARARFGLWHAVCVVPGGAPALKVYLNPFARGPEGAEALVRQALERLGCAEAWHVLTRAMRRESGDRPVYFSLDLSSHRAARIKVYLAHPEALAEELEDVMALAPEYVPGEARDFCQRLRGATGRFTGARPTLTCLSFTSDAPGRPSSVTLHFPIRCYADHDADALRRIRPLLDPESRGLLERAVGALARRPLEDGVGLIQWVSFRRQGGGRRATFYLATEAYSGAQP
- a CDS encoding RtcB family protein, whose translation is MSWTQRLEKVAEGHFVLPKTKTMRVDAHLFLSDKLLWGQGPELPGLEEGVFDQVVNAASFPGVTRVAVTPDCHLGYGVPIGTVVETDGILLPTAAGYDIGCGMVQLKTTLTAEDVADPAKRREWINEVTKRIAVGVGASRVQKQRSVNARTFAEVVRHGAKALGRTASTTERDFIPVEDDRVDIPERAYDKRDQLGSLGGGNHFTEMQVDEDGRVWVMLHTGSRGFGWNIAKHYFVEGAAALGLSKRSEDFIWLDAESRLGREYWNLHNMAANFAVANRLIIGEAVCAALEEVFGGTADIYYEISHNLIQKEAGKFVARKGATRAFPGGHPALRKTQWEKTGHPILIPGSMETGSAILFAEEGAEQSIYSVNHGSGRRMSRGEARRVLNQSETDRRMAEAGILLNTRTTPLDESGPCYKNLDDVLDTVEMAGLAKVDKRLKPIACIKGAD